The genome window CTCGCAGTTTCTGGAGCAAATCCCCAGTCAGCAAATCCGCTGGTTAGCCACATGAATAATGGATCATTGCTGCATGAGAAGGTTCGTCCTATATTCCTTGGTGGAGCAAAGAATTAACTGCTCATATTTTGCTATTAAGAATTTGTTGATTAAGTTTTCCTGTCTTTTTGTCTTGCTTTACTGTACTCATTCATATTTTTATGTCTGCAATAGATTGAGACACCTCCAGATCCAACCAAAGAGTTATCTAGACTGTTAGCGGAGCACAAGTATGAAGAAGCATTCACTGCAGCGTTACAAAGAAGTGACGTATCAATTGTCTCGTGGTTATGCTCTCAGGTATGCTGTTTACATTGGCATTTACTTACTGATAGGATTATCATGTACTTTAAGGTCAGTTGCTGAGGAATATTTTTTAATGGGAAAAAGGGAGATTAATAGGGTCCAGGAGAAGAGAAACAGTTAGGGAAGGGAGAAGGAAGAGGGGGCATCATAACGTTGACAGTGTTCTTGTACAAAACAAACAACTCGGTTCTGCCATTACTTTTGGAGCATATTATTGGCTTGTTTATTAAAAGTTCTTACCTCGAACCTGGCTGTACATTGACATCCAATAAATTGGGACGATACTGAGAAGAAAGTTCTTATCTCGAACCTATCCAAAGAAAAAGTTTGTAGCTCGAAATGAAGCATTTCAAATTTCTGTTAATGGTAATAAATTCATATGTGCTTGCATTCAATTGTTAGAGATATGTACacaattggggggggggggggggggaatggtATTCTTCACTAACAAATTGAGGACGGCATTCTGTAGTGGAGTCTTGATCATTTCTTGGTGTCTTGTACCAGGTTGATTTGCCAGGGATTTTGTCCTTGAATCCTCTTCCTCTGAGTCAAGGAGTGCTCCTTTCACTTCTTCAGCAGTTGGCATGTGATATTAGCAAAGAGACAGTCCAAAAACTATCCTGGATGAGGGATGTGTTAACTGCCATAAATCCAACTGATCCGATGATCGCAGTGCATGTGCGGCCCATCTTTGAACAAGTATATCAAATATTACACCACCGCAGAAGTATTGCTACAACCCCCGCTGCTGAGCTTTCAAACATTCGGCTGATTTTGCATGTAATCAATTCGATGTTGATGAGTAAATGATAAAAAATATGAACATGTGTGGTGAATATACAAGCCTGTACAAATCCTAGGAATATCCATGGAAAGGCAAGTCGTACGGTAGAATTGAAGTCTGCACCAACCTCCTATTATCTCTTTTTGTTTTACCTTTTCTAGGTAAAACTGTAATCAGTTGGGTGAATTTTCCTGTTGTAGAGACTTAgcacaaaaaaaaaaacgaaTACAATTTTCAAGTTGTAGAGTTAGTATTTTAGGGTGAGTTTTCCGTATATACAGAATTTTGACTTGTACATTGTTATTATACTCCAATTTTAAGCGGGAACTCAGAAGTGTTGTTTTTATACTCTTCTAATGATCTTATATGTGCGAGGAAaactccttttttatttttatttacttatgtAGTTGAAGTCTGGTCCTTTATGTTGGACTGTCATTTTGAAGTCTGGTTCCTTTCTATTCTCCCGTGGGAAAAAATTGAACTGGAGTTCCGTTTTATCTTTTGGAATTTGGACTCCCATTAGTACTTTATGCTTGCTTGTACTGTCAAATTTTATCTACATATTATTAGTTTTTATTATGATGTGCTATTCTTAGCTAATGTGATGTGCTATTGCACTTGGTATGTTGTTGTATTCTTAGCTAATATATCCTTCTGTATGAGCTAAGTTAGAAAGCTCTTATGTATGAACCAAAATTTCTAAAGTGATGTGCTATTCTTAAGCAATATACCAATTTTGCACGAGCAAAGTAAGAATGCCCTTCCTTATCTATAAAACAAAGTTTCTTGTTACTTACCAAGTACCGTATCTATACGAGAGCTAGAGGGTTCTTTTTATTTAAGTAAATATGAATAAGTAAATGATATTGTAAAAATAACTCTACAGGAGAACTCAAGCTTGCAATCATGAATTTGAGTTTAAGTTTTGCTTATTTCATTTACAGATAAAAACCTTCGTCCTTTACTTTAATAGTCACCTGAAGAGAGGATGGGATTGGGGAGTATCATCTTCAAACATATGTCAAGACCTTAACCCACAATTTGATTTTCATTACATAGGAGGAGTTTTTTCTCCTGATTTGTAAAGGTTATTAGAGCTTTCGCTGAAATGTGAATTTATTTAGTTTTAGATGATACATCTCGCAAACCCTAAAATCAAACAGAAATTAAGATGAACAAAACCAAATTACCTTGTTGTTCGTTATAAAAAAATTACTAGTAGCATATTTTGTTTAGCTAACTCCACAATCTAATGGAGACATCCTACTTCAACAGTTCAACCCACATTATCCAAAATACTACGTAGTAACAATAAATAGTGAAATAACATACTATATCTTCCCCACTTTCTTTTTAACCCCCCACTCCCGCGCTGCGCCCCCGAAAACTTAAATAGTCCCACACTTCGAAAACCAAAAATTACAATAATTTTCGTACTGCTAATATTGTATACGgccgaaatagatttcggccttcgtacgattgatcgaggtcaaTACATAATGGATCAgagaaagacttcgtaatatcgaaATGGGTTCCGAAGGTGGTACAAACAAAGCCTCAGATTTCGGGTATAGATTGAACGCCGAGTTCGAattcattatcgagctcgagtccgaatcgaactatgatgaaatgatttcgagcttaaggggcagaggccaaccgagatcgagttcgaatcatcaCTTGATTCCGAGTCCACATTGAGCTCTAAAAGCAATACCGACCGGCATCAAGGCCGATCAAGCTCGAGCTCAcaaacaagagccgttgcaaccgcactaagggagagaatcttggcaggaattggggaaaagataattcatcatgggttctccactatatattttttattatagataaagtaggatccctctactataaagaggggGATCCTTGTAAGCATAAGGGACATTCACATATTATAACAAAGACAGCTTTAGAGAGATTAATATCTTTGAGCTCATTTACTTTACTTTGTTCATCAATACTTCTTTTTCTCTGCCTTATATTTCATTCCATttgtcaaaaatatatatttctatttCACTCTATAATTTGTACAaaattatatcacgtatccttagaaccatacacaaatttaactctatccgatttttcgagtaaacagtttggcacccaccgtggggctaaggataacagtggttatttgatacgaatccgcAAAAATACACcattttgcgcttgtttccgaaagtatttttgatttcggattagcaacaatTAACTATCaatcaaatggccttacctagcgacaacgaagctggtcttcaaaatcagaacaacaacttgacacccagtaccgaaagaccacttgtcaatGCCGctggagctcgaatcgaagtaccgatggatatcaattcgcatgtggccattgaggcgaacctacattctgaacctgaaaatagcaatCATGGCGGCGTCGATCTACacctcgagacacccataatatTGAGGAAAGCGGaattagcttgcgtatgatttttgaaatgttgcaagctcaacagttAGCGATAGCTTAGTTGCAGAGTCAAACACAGGTACCGAGCAGATCGGAACCCACTCCACCCCGAGAGATCACCCGCAGAACAGAACCAGTTGTAGCaaggtcaaacgagcaagaatcggggactaatcccagagttattaagatgttcgaagaactgacaaaacagatcgaagaaaacaacaaaaaggtggaaacgtacaactccagggttgatcaaatcctGGGGGCACCCcccaatattgaaaggcctagattccaaaaaattcgtacagaagccttccccccgagcgcgacccctaaaccaatcccaaagaagtttcacatgcccgaaattcctaaatataatgggacgaccgaccccaatgaacatgtcacctcttacacatgtgccattaaaggaaaCAATCTAGAAAATGGTGAGATCGAatttgtattattgaaaaaattcggtgaaaccctgtcaaagggggcaatgatatggtataataatttaccatctaactctattgattcttttgctatgcttgcagattgctttgtaaaagcacatgtcggggccataaaggtcgagaccagaaagtcggacctgttcaaggtaatacaaaaggataacgagatgttaAAGGAGTTCGTATCttattttcaaatggaacgaatggatcttccACCAGTCAGAGACGATTgagttgttcaagctttcactcaaggtctaaacgaacgaagctcgatggcttcacgtcggctgaagcataatctgatcgagtacccagctattacttggaccgatgtgcacaatcgatatcaatccaaaataagagtcgaagacgaccagttggttTCTAGGTCCGTTACTAAAAGAACTACCAATCAAAGTTCGACCATAGACCGATCCCGTCCATATAGCGaaaatcctacaagctcggtctGATAAAATGGCAATCAACTACCAAGCATTGGAACGTGTAAtgcctaaaatgatactactgctaagtatccgaggcctccttaaaatcaacctcgaatactagggggcatTGTCATTGAACATATCTgcgatgattatcaagttcggtgcaaatgaagttacttcgttatttcatggcTATATTGTTTCgacaggaaaaattgtaagggccaaatgatcAAACGAGCCATGCCCATGTAGTTGGCCCaagccctgacacaaaacatgaacacatgtataataacTTACAAAcgaaaatttcttctttaccgatatccaAGAAAAAATCCTCTATTTTCGAGATCTATtatacaaagcctaagggctaccccgaCTCGAGTTCGAGGAACCATTCTTACTTAGGTACtatctactaagcctacgggctactcttatttcgagttcgagcaagcactcacccgaccattatgcctacgggctacattactttgagttcgaatcattcactcgactactaagcctacgggctactcttatttcgagttcgagaaagcactcactcgaccattacgcctacgagctacattacttcgagttcgaattattcacttgactactaagcctacgggctactcttatttagagttcgagcaagcactcactcgaccattacgcctatgggctacattacttcgagttcgaatcattcactcgactactaagcatacatactactcttatttcgagttcgagaaagcactcactcgaccattatgcctacgggctacattacttcgagttcgaatcattcactcgactactaatcctacaggatactcttatttcgagttcgagcaagcactcgctcaaccattacgcctacgagctacattacttcgagttcgaatcatttactcgactactaaacctacgggTTACtcctatttcgagttcgagcaagcactcactcgaccatcacgcctacgggctacattacttcgagtaagttactcattatttcgagttcaaatgAACACTCGACTATTTAAAGCTGAAGACTATTCaagcaaaggggactacccacaGAGCCCGTAGGCAACAATGATTAAAATTAAAACTATCTATTTAGCTTAAAAGACCGTTTTGcttcaaaaggaagaaagatttatatttataaatttttgTACAAAGGCAACTCAGCCAAAgggaagttctttatacaaagACAGAAAGCGGTATCAAAAGAACGCAACAAACTACCTAAGGCCTTAAATGGCTCAATCTTCATCGGAGGCCGTGTTCTCGGCATCTTCCTCATCTTCAGACTCACCCGAGTCATCGGAgtcctcctcaggaaaggccaaccttcGAGCTTTGTTCTCTTCCGCCCTGACGACTTTAATCTCGGCCCCAATATCGAAGCCCTGAGCTTTGACCTCTCGAGAGCTTCTCTCCGAGCTTTCCattttgcatgttcgaccatgctcttagctttggcttggttaacctcaacatcgatcctgaactgagccactttggcatcggctcttttattggcctcgatcacctcagatttggccacttcaagttcattagccaaatctgctttatttgaagtggccaaatccaaccgatgcCGAAGCTCTTTCATCTTCTCGATCAGCCCCGAAGCATTTTCTTTCGCATATCAAAGTTGGGCATCAGACAACTCCAACTGAGCTTGGATGacttcctttttcgaggcaaggatatccatactctttttaaattcttctgcctcggccaGTAGCGCATCTACCTCTAAGTTAAGCCAtccaatctgctcgatcctctgccgaacctgcagaatcggatcgttagtggttatctctttttcatcttcatcgtcatggaacattcggaatacctgctcagccatctcctcatGCTCTTCCCGAGCTGCTGTCAAATATGCTCTAAGTTTTTCACTATGGAGCttgtacgagtcactcttctcagtgaggctccgaacctcggcatcatgctcctcccggattcgaagaaaggcctcgtgatgcaacactgaAGCCTACAAACAGAAggagaaacattagaattacctacaaTTCTAAGTGTAAAAGAAGCGGCAAAAACGCCAccagagttacccgattcaaagcatgttgggcctcgttgaagagacagGCGGGCCCAACcacattcatcactgattgatctttTTCGGTCACCAAGGATCGAAGGTAACTGGTAATCCCCACAAGGGGagaaaaaattcgggtatcctTAGGTACGGATAGCACTATCTTCCGCCTACGGTCGGGATCAACACTCGGGGCTGGGAATCGGTCCACTAGTTTGTGAACCGATGAAGGCTCGGTACAACCCGACCATGATGCTTTTTTGGGTACCGACATTCTACTAAAATTGGTAACCCTCTCCGAGGCACCTGACTCAAGCCCATCCAGAAAACCGTGGATATCGGCCGACTCCTGAATGCCCTCATAGCACCGATCCTCCAACATGCTGGCCTCTCGAATCAtggcatccgaaatctgaggggatccgctaATATCAACTATCCCAAActcatcccttgaaatatcttctactgccTGAGAAGACCCACCCTCTGTATCCCCTTCAATCATCTTAGCtcgagaagggataatctcgACTTCTTCTTGTTCTCGGATTATGGTCAAGGTTCCCTCATTTGCTTCCGGCAAATTAGAAGACTGctgaatcacaacattagcccgtacacaggctaaattctcctctccttcttTGGGCTCGTCCTTTAAATGGCGGACCACTTCCGAAGGCATAACACCAGAGCCCCCTTCAGCTTTCGAGATCTCTTAGCTGATTTCTTCTTTTCTGAGCTCGGGGAGCTCGGtacgtcttttctcttcctttcttttaccTGCTTCAGGGCAGGAACTTCTTCACTACCAGATGAGggcctcatgactacatctttcccGAGTCCTACAAAGGGGAAAATGGGAGATTTACCAGACAAATCGATACAGAGACAAATCGATAAAAAGATTTACCATGACTACGGGCCTCCCATAGACCCTTTGATAGTTCgacccaagcacgctcggagtacggtctctgcaagACTGCAACACCAGACCTTCGACCCATTGTTTAAGATTCGGGATCGGTTCCGGCATCCGAGCTACGGCTgtgataagaaaaaaaaaaggatcaGCACAATGGaaggcaatcacaaaatcaaaacgggCAAAAAGAAACGTTtactcacggctcatattccatttctcgggaaatggcaagtcatcggtagggatcaggtccgaggttttgatatgaacaaaacggcccatccaaccccaatcccgagtctcgtctatgctcgagaatggcgctttggttgctcggcgagcaagcttgatcaacccACCTCGATAAtgtcggggactataaaggcgcatgagatgatcgagggtgaagatacgcccctcgaccttgctcgagaaaaatcgaagaagaatcactatcctccaaaaggaagggtggatctggccaagggtcacatcgtacctcttacagaaggtAACGATGAGGGGGTCTAgagggcccaacgtgaaaggataagtgtaaacacttaagaacccttcgacgtgggtagtaattgattcatcaggcgatggaattactacgagtttattatcccagttgcattcttgtatgactttcTCGAGAACTTTCTCAGTAATTGAACATTGGTACCTCAACATCGGCTCATACCGACCCGGTATCggagaaggcttttcaattttaaaatcgcCTAGAGTCGAGCGCCCTACCGGAATGAATTCCTCAGGGCGGGGCTCCTCCACATCTTCGCCACCGGCAGGTCGAGATGAAAAAGCGGTCTCTTTTTGCGGAATAGTTTAAGACGTTTTTGCCATCTAAAATTCACAGATTTGCAAACGAAAAACTCAGAAAAGATGAAAAGGAgcttagaaaatttggaagattgaaggcgtaaaagtgataaatggtggaaggaaggctatttatagattgaagcaatgacagttcaatatcagcggtggccgaccaccgtctgacacacattaaattccttggtaaactgaaccgatgggacagctatcacgtacaTCATGGTCGGGATTGATGCAAACGTCAacatatatctgatcgagctattggaaaatcatatcgtttctcaccacatcctttcccgagaaacgaggggactatctgtatacggtcgaaatagatttcggctttcgtacaattgatcgaggtcaaaacataatggatcagagaaagacttcgtaatatcgaaATGGGTTCCGAATGTGGTACAAACAAAGCCTTAGATTTCGGGTATAGATCTAACGCCGAGTTCAAactcattatcgagctcgggttcgaatcgaactatgatgagatgatttcgagcttaaggggcagagtCCACCCGAGATCGAGTCCGAATCATCACTTGATTCCGAGTCCacatcgagctctagaagcaataccgaccgGCATCGAGGCCGATCGAGGCCGATCAAGCtcaagctcacagacaagagccgttgcaaccgcactaagggagagaatcttggcaggaattgagGAAAAGATAATTTATCATGGATTTTTCACTATATAGTTtttattatagataaagtaggatcTCTGTACAGGGGATCCTTGTAAGCATAAGGGACATTCACATATTATAACAAAGACAACTTTAGAGAGATTAATATCTTTGAGCTCATTTACTTTACCTTGTTCATCAATACTTCTTTTTCTCTGCCTTATATTTTATTCATTCGtcaagaatatatatatttctattttaCTCTACAGTTTATACAAAATGATATCACGTATCCTTACAACCATATATAAATTTAGAACctgtttggtcatagattttgacaaaataaacttgaattttatttggcaaacatatatttggccatagattttacctatattttggcaaaataatagctggttttgggccaaatCCCTAATAATACacatgtttttccaaaataaatttgaaaatatgttttgaaaatatatgttcaaacatattttcatcttgaagtcaaacttcacccaaaactgatttttcaaaacaaatttgaaaatttatgaccaaacgctagcttaactctatccgattttcCGGGTAAACAAATATTTTCGCGACTTTTCTAAAGGAAGCCATGAAATTGTGAAATATGTATTTCCTCAAAGAagacattttttttttctttttcatttctggCCAATTGGCTCAAGTAGAAGGAGCGGAAATGAGATTGAAAAAAATGAACAAGACGCAGGATGTACACTAGCTAATAAATCTCCATCCAAAGGCACTTGACAAAATACAGTGTGTGAAGGCGGAGAAATGTGGGCCCTAATTATCTGACGTCACCAGCATTGATCCGTTTCCCATCTCCGGGTCGGATAAAACTCCGACCTATTGATGCGAAATCCATCGGAAGAGTGCCCAAAATCTCGCCGGCGAGAGACTACGCTTAACTTGAGGTCGTACAGCGCCCTGGCAGAAGGATCAGAGAGCGTGGCATAAGCATCGTGAATTTCAATGAAATTCCGGTCGTTGGAGGATTCCTCCGGCAGAGAAGCAGCATCGGGATGGTACAGTTTAGCCAAATTCCGGTAAGCAACCTTAATCTCTTTCGCTGAAGCGTCTCTTTTAACCCTTAACACCTCATAGAGACTCGCCGGTCTTGTCCTCTCCAACGCCGGCGGAGCCTCGGCAACGACGGCAGCACATATCGACAATCTCTTAGTACTCTTCACGGTGTACGAAACACGGACGTGATCTCCAAACGCGGCGGAGGAAGAGGAGTTATGAACGGAAAAGGGGAAGGAAGTTGGGGAAATTAGGGTTAGGGATTGGACCATTGGAGAATTATGATTTTCTCAATTTGTAACGAAAATGCGGAAAGCGGAGTGAGATATAGAAAGTTTTTTGTGGGTATAATTTAAAGAAAAGCTGAAAAAAGagctttttattttatataaaaaaaatgaaaaagtctAAGGAGGGAATCTTTAAACCCGAGGGGCGAGGGCGGCGTGCGTACCCACCGTTTTTTTAAGATTACAGTTGCAAAATGGAAGACTGTGTGCTGACGAGGCATTTTTTCGTAGTTTTCTTATGTCTTCTAGAAGATTGGGAATAGTAGATTTAAAACTACTACTACATCAGTCATCAGATGAAAAACACTTTATATTTTAAgtgttaaaattaatttaataaataagtaGTTATATGTTTGTATATAAATGCTGAGATTGATAATAAGTTGTTGTAGTATTTGATATAAAAAGTGCTGATAAATTTTTTTCTGTTAAAATAACTTAAATAATCTTAGAACTATTTATAAGTTTTACACTTATAAGGGAgtaatttcttcaaaattttaggttccagatcgattcaaatacaaaatattctatttgtcattttattttaaatacaacaatgcttagataagataatttttatgataaatataatttattttatgataagcatataatcataagttataataattaataaattgacaaaAATTTCTCACTAAAAAATAAATCTAAATaggacaaaatatttgaagagaaacaaCCACCGTTTTCATCACCACAACACTTAGAAAGCAATACACCAAAGTTTTTATATGTCCTAATTTATTATATACAAttcaaagattaatacacaatcacatagatacaaatatgcaaaaggaatagagaatttgcTTATTTTAAATAGTCAATGAAAATTGCACACTTGAAGAGGCGGGGAGAGGGGGGTAGGTTGTAAAAATACTTGAGGCAGTGAGTATCGATTTAATAGTTTTGTTATAATAAAGgaatattttaaggataaaatagtaaaaatcttggtcaaacgtaaagtgcttataagctaaaaattcataagttgggggtgaccagACTAGATCAACTTAtgacttttggcttatttttgactTATAAATACTTTTAACTTTAacaaacgcgtagataagccgaAAAATGCTTATAAactagtttgaccagcttataaacttagccaaacaccctcctAATCTTGTTATTTTATACTATCCGTTCCAATTAATGTGAAGGTATTTGACAAaatttatgaaataaaggaagatttgatttttgaaacttgtgtaATAGAAATTTATGTGATTATAAATTATTTCATTAAAGGtagataaaaaatttaaaattaaattgttACTAAATATAAAAAGTATTATTCTTTTTTTAACCTATTAAAAAAGAAGTGGCAAATTAAAACGGAGGAAGTATTATATACGCCGTAGTACTCCTAAACTACTATCTATTCGCTTGACAACAATTTTTTTTATATCTAGGACCTTACTTTAAAGGTAAGTCTTTTTAGAGTGGTAAACGGAAGTGAGCTAAGATTGGATCGGTACAAGTCTGATAGGTAGTATTTTGTCCCTTTAATTGATCAATTGAGTGCAACTTCAAAGTTATTTCAGATTCCAAATGTC of Nicotiana tomentosiformis chromosome 7, ASM39032v3, whole genome shotgun sequence contains these proteins:
- the LOC104121674 gene encoding chaperone protein dnaJ 11, chloroplastic, which gives rise to MVQSLTLISPTSFPFSVHNSSSSAAFGDHVRVSYTVKSTKRLSICAAVVAEAPPALERTRPASLYEVLRVKRDASAKEIKVAYRNLAKLYHPDAASLPEESSNDRNFIEIHDAYATLSDPSARALYDLKLSVVSRRRDFGHSSDGFRINRSEFYPTRRWETDQCW